The Algoriphagus sp. TR-M9 genome has a window encoding:
- a CDS encoding DUF937 domain-containing protein yields the protein MLDQLLKMADGPLQEMLAGMNQDSSGASAIKDSLQNSLQKRVAAGDTAAIQEMFSGKETSPDAPIINNLQGDVSQGLMDKLGISKEQAMGIAAAALPMIMNFFNKRVNDAPQENNDIMSSIVSSLQGGQGKVGTADLLGSLLGNGGGNGGMDLGGLMNMGKGLFK from the coding sequence ATGTTAGATCAATTATTAAAAATGGCTGACGGGCCTCTACAGGAAATGCTCGCAGGTATGAATCAGGACAGCAGTGGCGCTTCAGCTATCAAGGATTCTTTACAAAATAGCCTCCAAAAACGGGTAGCAGCTGGTGATACTGCAGCTATCCAGGAAATGTTTTCTGGAAAGGAAACTTCTCCAGACGCGCCCATCATCAACAACCTACAGGGAGATGTGTCGCAAGGGCTCATGGACAAGCTTGGGATTTCCAAAGAACAAGCCATGGGAATAGCAGCCGCAGCCCTACCGATGATCATGAATTTCTTTAACAAACGGGTAAATGATGCCCCGCAGGAAAATAATGACATCATGTCTTCCATTGTATCATCCCTACAGGGCGGACAAGGTAAAGTGGGAACTGCAGATCTACTGGGCTCACTCCTGGGCAATGGTGGAGGAAATGGCGGGATGGATTTGGGGGGATTGATGAATATGGGCAAAGGGCTATTTAAATGA
- a CDS encoding CAP domain-containing protein, producing MLNSTSTACSKKEVILPHTYLSYAREVVRLWMNSPSHRKSILNPHYIQLGCGVQVYRNPDFHGVPYLIGVQNFGGKAAYRTVN from the coding sequence GTGTTAAACTCTACCAGCACCGCTTGTTCTAAAAAAGAAGTCATTTTACCCCATACCTATCTCAGCTATGCCCGGGAGGTGGTCAGGTTATGGATGAATTCTCCTAGTCATAGAAAAAGCATTCTCAATCCACACTACATACAGCTGGGCTGTGGGGTTCAGGTTTATAGAAATCCTGACTTTCATGGCGTTCCATACCTCATCGGGGTACAGAATTTTGGAGGTAAAGCAGCTTACCGGACTGTAAATTGA
- a CDS encoding class I SAM-dependent rRNA methyltransferase has protein sequence MDYPKIILKRGKEVSLIRRHHWVFSGAIFQKDASLQTGQLVAVYSSKEDLLGVGHYSEGSIMVRLISFENREINQDFWDDKIASAFALRKTIGLTDNQNTNVYRLVHGEGDSLPGLILDYYNGTVVIQAHHIGMHQHVKEIAQAVKKIYGDKLVAVFDKSAETLPKSAGVTSNEWILGQPNTDLVQEYGATYQIDWEKGQKTGFFIDQRENRKLLGDYSKNKKVLNTFCYSGGFSVSALSEGAAEVHSVDISPKAIELTEKNLTLNPQLTGKHESKVADVVKYIREIGDDYDVIVLDPPAFAKNLRARHNAVQGYKRLNAEALRKIKPGGILFTFSCSLVVDKALFRNTILAAALECGRKVKILHQLSQPADHPVNIFHPESEYLKGLVLFVE, from the coding sequence ATGGATTATCCTAAAATTATTCTTAAACGCGGCAAGGAAGTCTCACTGATCAGAAGACATCACTGGGTCTTTTCCGGGGCTATCTTCCAAAAGGACGCTTCCCTACAAACAGGGCAACTCGTAGCTGTATATTCCTCTAAAGAAGACCTTCTTGGCGTAGGGCATTATTCGGAAGGTTCCATCATGGTGCGGCTTATTTCATTCGAAAACCGGGAAATAAACCAAGATTTCTGGGATGATAAAATCGCCTCTGCTTTTGCTTTAAGAAAAACCATAGGACTCACAGATAATCAGAACACTAACGTGTACAGATTAGTCCATGGAGAAGGAGATTCCCTGCCCGGATTGATCCTGGACTATTACAATGGCACAGTGGTGATTCAAGCACATCACATTGGCATGCATCAGCATGTAAAAGAAATAGCCCAAGCTGTCAAAAAAATATATGGGGATAAGCTGGTTGCAGTTTTTGATAAGAGCGCAGAAACACTACCCAAAAGTGCCGGTGTTACTTCCAACGAGTGGATTCTCGGCCAGCCAAACACAGACTTGGTCCAGGAATACGGAGCTACCTATCAAATAGACTGGGAAAAGGGCCAGAAAACTGGCTTTTTCATCGATCAGCGAGAAAACAGAAAGCTTCTGGGCGACTATTCCAAAAACAAAAAAGTCCTCAACACTTTCTGCTATTCAGGTGGATTTTCGGTATCCGCCCTTTCGGAAGGTGCCGCAGAAGTGCATTCGGTGGACATTTCTCCCAAAGCCATAGAACTGACGGAGAAAAACCTCACTTTGAACCCGCAGCTTACAGGCAAGCATGAATCCAAAGTAGCAGATGTGGTGAAATACATACGGGAAATTGGTGATGACTATGATGTCATAGTACTGGACCCGCCTGCTTTTGCTAAAAACCTAAGAGCCAGACACAATGCTGTACAAGGTTACAAAAGACTGAATGCAGAAGCGCTAAGGAAAATCAAGCCCGGAGGGATCCTATTTACCTTCTCCTGTAGTCTGGTGGTGGACAAAGCCCTCTTCCGCAATACTATCCTTGCCGCCGCTTTGGAATGCGGCAGAAAAGTAAAAATCCTGCATCAACTCAGTCAGCCGGCAGATCACCCTGTGAATATTTTCCACCCGGAAAGTGAATACCTCAAGGGGCTGGTACTATTTGTAGAATAA
- a CDS encoding ABC-F family ATP-binding cassette domain-containing protein has protein sequence MISVDNLSLKFGKRTLFDEVSLKFTPGNCYGVIGANGAGKSTFLKILSGEMDSTSGSVNITPGQRMAVLSQNHFAFDEIEVLKTVLMGHKKLYSIMEEKDAIYMKEDFSEEDGLRASQLEADFAEMDGWNAESDAAALLSGLGITEDLHYMPMKDLAGNQKVRVLLAQALFGNPDILILDEPTNDLDAETIEWLENFLLDFKNLVIVVSHDRHFLDAVSTHIVDIDFGKIKIFSGNYTFWYESSQLALKQRSDANKKAEDKKKELQAFIDRFSANVAKSKQATARKKMIEKLNIDEIEPSMRKYPGIIFKPEREAGDQIFMTEGLELKEDGVTYFTDVNLMVDKGDKIAFISKTKQAVNKFFQTIMEEIPVQKGSMKWGVTINKAYLPNDNSDYFNNGLNLIDWLKQYSTNQEEAYVRTFLGRMLFTGEESLKKCSVLSGGEKVRCMISKMMLQNPNLLVMDEPTNHLDLESITAFNNAVVEFTGTVLMSSYDHAFVQSSANRIVEFTPNGTIDRRMPYDDYLESEEIKAIREKMYS, from the coding sequence ATGATTTCAGTAGATAACTTATCCCTTAAGTTTGGCAAAAGAACCCTTTTCGATGAAGTATCGCTAAAGTTTACTCCGGGCAACTGCTACGGTGTAATCGGGGCGAATGGAGCAGGAAAGTCCACTTTTTTGAAAATCCTCTCCGGAGAAATGGACAGCACCAGTGGTTCGGTAAACATCACCCCCGGCCAAAGAATGGCTGTTCTAAGCCAAAACCACTTTGCCTTTGATGAGATAGAGGTGCTGAAAACGGTCCTAATGGGCCACAAAAAACTGTATTCCATCATGGAAGAAAAGGATGCCATCTACATGAAGGAGGATTTTTCTGAGGAAGATGGACTACGCGCTTCCCAGTTAGAAGCCGACTTTGCAGAAATGGACGGATGGAATGCAGAATCCGACGCCGCAGCCCTACTTTCAGGACTGGGAATCACCGAAGACCTGCATTACATGCCTATGAAGGATCTGGCAGGAAATCAAAAGGTACGTGTGCTTTTGGCTCAGGCACTTTTTGGAAACCCTGATATCCTGATCCTCGATGAGCCTACTAACGACCTAGATGCAGAAACCATTGAATGGCTGGAAAACTTCTTATTGGATTTTAAGAATCTGGTAATCGTGGTTTCTCACGACAGGCACTTTCTAGATGCAGTTTCCACGCATATCGTAGATATTGACTTTGGGAAAATCAAGATATTCTCTGGTAACTATACCTTCTGGTACGAGTCTTCCCAGCTTGCGCTGAAACAAAGATCGGATGCCAATAAAAAAGCGGAGGACAAGAAGAAGGAGTTACAGGCCTTTATCGATAGATTCTCTGCCAACGTGGCCAAGTCCAAGCAGGCTACAGCACGTAAAAAAATGATAGAAAAACTCAATATTGATGAGATTGAGCCTTCTATGCGAAAGTACCCGGGCATCATCTTCAAGCCTGAGCGGGAAGCTGGAGATCAGATTTTCATGACTGAAGGTTTGGAGCTCAAAGAGGATGGCGTTACCTATTTTACTGATGTCAATCTGATGGTGGATAAAGGTGATAAAATTGCTTTCATCTCCAAGACTAAACAAGCCGTCAACAAATTTTTCCAGACTATCATGGAAGAAATCCCGGTTCAAAAGGGCAGTATGAAATGGGGAGTCACCATCAACAAGGCCTATTTGCCCAATGATAATTCCGACTATTTCAACAATGGTCTTAACCTCATCGACTGGCTGAAGCAGTATTCTACCAATCAGGAAGAAGCTTACGTCAGAACCTTCCTTGGCAGAATGCTTTTCACGGGTGAAGAATCACTAAAGAAATGTTCGGTACTTTCCGGTGGAGAAAAAGTCCGCTGCATGATCTCCAAAATGATGCTTCAAAATCCAAACCTTTTGGTGATGGACGAACCGACCAACCACTTGGATCTGGAATCCATTACTGCATTTAACAATGCCGTGGTTGAGTTTACAGGCACCGTATTGATGTCTTCTTATGACCACGCTTTTGTGCAGTCATCCGCAAACAGAATCGTAGAATTCACCCCTAACGGAACCATAGATAGAAGAATGCCTTATGATGATTACCTGGAGAGCGAGGAGATCAAAGCTATCCGAGAGAAAATGTATTCCTAA
- a CDS encoding PKD domain-containing protein, translating into MNTFLKLFCILIISLLSLLPAYAQQSTVGREFYFGFMDNYRRDNQPDKAIILITANEDAAGQIRTLQETVSFNLKAGEQFIREFDGTSGNIIHRNAGVIENRGVHILSDGDIAVHAINGREFSTDGTVVLPVSSLGKEYLITAHYDKFSPGLDPGNNENFESTLLIVAVEDETRVEVTLTAGTTGSVPKGSTIELGLDKGQSYQIKGVGDLTGTRVKVINDTPDDCKRVAVFSGNKLTSVGPCGTTGEHLFQQAYPLDTWGKSYVHVPLKGRVSGDFVKVLASQDNTTVNVDGDNLGTLNAGEFLQLDMPYDQVSLIETSKPSAVSVLAKSVQCNGPAGGNLGDPLLITYSSTTQFTQSVYFSTGQLVSNENQELVHTLNLVVSTGSQNFTTLNGQAIGGEFTPLPGSGFSYARINVPEGVNQVSNPDGFFGYLYANGTIESYGYAIGGGMNAVQFEADSEYDFEVIGERVACFGQEGTWEIIPDNPAFTDFTWDFGDQSSLVIGQEVKHTFETEGEFEVKVIASTGGAECDSQEEFTFEVQVNKVDAMLEGPSAVCPNQQGVIYSITDTLNYSSTIWEIDGGNIVTETDFQLTVDWGNSNPSALIRAIPVAPNGCQGRALEISVEVASDYTAAIPEGPEGICANQTSGVYTIPLPLAGMDYQWYVTGGKLLSGQGTAQVEIEWDISAARWAVYYEEQDEAYPTCKGVSGLLEIQQDLEIDIEIVDQVNPSCPLASDGLILLEAKGGTGDFEFSWSHDPTLQEAHATDLPAGTYEITVSDAFGCGEKTVEVVLTDPGPVIASLLEVSNPDCNGEFSGEVLIEVAGGEAPFEVIGRASQWDSGLLTVSGLSAGTYELMLVDANGCSATVNATLIQIEPLAVSFISNSPNCGDEMSGSLQAAVSGGVPPYRFEWENGSTSETLQNVLPGEYSVSISDANNCLISLSGKITEAVPAVRMPTGFDPRAGNYEPVTSCSISFQLNIYDRWGALIYSGTEGWDGVLNNEVNAGVYTYLVQYEYQIDQETYSAEQRGSFTLIQ; encoded by the coding sequence ATGAACACCTTCCTTAAGCTATTTTGTATTCTGATTATCAGCTTGCTAAGCCTGCTGCCAGCATATGCACAGCAGAGCACTGTGGGCAGGGAATTTTATTTTGGCTTTATGGACAATTACCGAAGGGATAACCAGCCAGACAAGGCGATCATCCTGATCACTGCCAATGAGGATGCCGCTGGACAGATCCGTACCCTTCAGGAAACCGTTTCTTTTAATCTTAAAGCAGGAGAACAATTCATTCGGGAGTTTGACGGCACTTCTGGTAATATCATTCATAGGAATGCAGGAGTGATTGAAAATAGAGGAGTGCATATTCTATCAGATGGAGATATTGCGGTACATGCCATCAATGGGAGGGAGTTTAGTACAGATGGTACGGTGGTTTTACCCGTTTCTTCGCTTGGTAAGGAATACTTAATCACCGCTCACTATGACAAATTTTCTCCAGGTTTGGATCCTGGTAATAACGAGAACTTTGAAAGTACACTTTTGATCGTGGCTGTAGAAGATGAAACCCGCGTGGAGGTCACTTTAACTGCCGGTACTACCGGTTCTGTACCTAAGGGATCTACTATTGAATTGGGTTTGGATAAGGGTCAAAGCTATCAAATTAAAGGCGTAGGTGATCTTACGGGGACCCGCGTCAAAGTGATCAATGACACTCCTGACGACTGTAAGCGAGTGGCGGTTTTTTCCGGAAACAAATTGACCAGTGTTGGTCCATGTGGAACTACAGGCGAGCATCTTTTCCAGCAAGCTTATCCTTTGGATACCTGGGGGAAAAGTTACGTACATGTACCACTAAAAGGACGAGTTTCTGGGGATTTTGTGAAAGTACTCGCTTCACAGGACAATACCACCGTGAACGTGGATGGTGATAATTTGGGTACGCTGAATGCCGGAGAGTTTCTGCAATTGGATATGCCCTATGATCAGGTTTCTTTGATAGAGACTTCTAAACCATCTGCAGTATCGGTTTTGGCCAAGAGTGTACAATGCAATGGCCCGGCTGGGGGAAACTTGGGTGACCCGCTTTTGATTACCTATAGCTCCACAACGCAATTCACCCAATCGGTTTATTTTTCCACAGGTCAGCTGGTTTCAAATGAGAATCAGGAGCTGGTACATACCCTAAACTTGGTAGTTTCTACAGGAAGCCAAAACTTCACCACGCTCAATGGACAGGCGATAGGCGGAGAGTTTACACCATTGCCAGGTTCTGGCTTTTCCTATGCCCGCATAAATGTTCCTGAAGGGGTAAATCAAGTAAGTAATCCTGATGGCTTTTTTGGATACCTCTATGCCAATGGAACCATTGAATCCTATGGATATGCCATAGGAGGGGGGATGAATGCCGTACAATTTGAGGCAGATTCGGAGTATGACTTTGAAGTAATAGGAGAGCGGGTGGCTTGCTTCGGGCAGGAGGGTACATGGGAAATTATTCCAGACAACCCTGCTTTTACGGATTTTACCTGGGATTTTGGTGATCAATCCAGTCTGGTGATCGGACAGGAAGTGAAGCATACCTTTGAAACGGAAGGGGAATTTGAAGTTAAAGTAATTGCTAGTACCGGCGGAGCAGAATGTGATAGCCAAGAGGAATTTACATTTGAGGTACAAGTCAATAAAGTAGATGCAATGCTTGAAGGCCCATCGGCAGTCTGCCCCAATCAGCAAGGAGTAATTTATTCCATCACCGATACGCTTAATTATTCTTCTACGATATGGGAAATTGATGGCGGGAATATTGTAACCGAAACCGACTTCCAACTTACAGTAGACTGGGGGAATTCCAATCCTTCCGCTTTGATCCGTGCTATTCCTGTTGCGCCAAATGGTTGTCAAGGAAGAGCTTTGGAAATTAGTGTAGAAGTTGCCAGTGATTATACTGCTGCAATTCCAGAAGGTCCTGAAGGTATCTGTGCCAATCAAACATCCGGTGTTTACACGATTCCTCTTCCTTTGGCTGGTATGGACTATCAATGGTATGTCACTGGAGGGAAGCTACTTTCTGGTCAAGGCACCGCACAAGTGGAAATAGAATGGGATATCTCAGCTGCCAGGTGGGCAGTTTATTACGAGGAACAAGATGAAGCTTACCCTACCTGTAAAGGAGTTTCCGGGTTATTAGAAATTCAGCAAGATCTGGAAATTGATATAGAAATAGTGGATCAGGTCAATCCTTCCTGCCCGCTAGCAAGTGATGGATTGATACTTCTAGAAGCAAAAGGCGGCACCGGGGATTTTGAGTTTTCTTGGTCACATGATCCAACGCTTCAAGAAGCTCATGCCACTGATCTGCCAGCTGGTACGTATGAAATCACTGTAAGCGATGCTTTTGGATGTGGGGAAAAAACAGTGGAAGTGGTTTTGACAGACCCAGGTCCGGTAATTGCAAGCCTTTTGGAAGTTAGTAATCCAGATTGTAATGGGGAATTCTCAGGTGAGGTCTTGATAGAGGTAGCTGGTGGAGAGGCACCTTTTGAAGTTATAGGTAGGGCCAGCCAATGGGACAGTGGATTGCTTACGGTGAGTGGTCTAAGTGCAGGAACCTATGAGTTAATGTTGGTAGATGCCAATGGCTGTTCTGCTACAGTAAATGCGACTTTAATACAGATTGAACCACTGGCAGTTTCATTTATTTCGAATAGTCCAAACTGTGGTGATGAGATGAGCGGTAGCTTGCAGGCTGCTGTGAGTGGAGGTGTTCCACCATATCGTTTTGAGTGGGAAAACGGTTCTACTTCAGAAACCCTGCAAAATGTACTTCCAGGGGAATATTCAGTTTCTATTTCGGATGCTAATAATTGTTTGATTTCGCTTTCGGGAAAGATTACTGAGGCTGTTCCGGCAGTAAGAATGCCAACGGGATTTGATCCAAGAGCAGGCAATTATGAGCCGGTTACGAGCTGCTCCATCTCATTTCAACTTAATATTTACGATCGCTGGGGCGCATTGATTTATTCGGGTACTGAGGGTTGGGATGGTGTTTTGAACAATGAAGTAAATGCCGGAGTCTATACGTATTTGGTGCAATATGAATATCAGATAGATCAAGAGACCTACAGTGCTGAACAGCGGGGAAGTTTTACCTTGATTCAATAA
- the galE gene encoding UDP-glucose 4-epimerase GalE, producing MKKILITGGAGYIGSHTAVQLVQSGYEPIIIDDLSNSEEKVLGRLKEILGKEISFYKGDCGDRQLLEQIAKEHELSGVIHFAAFKAVGESTKLPLKYYRNNVGSLVTLLQFMQDHHIKDLVFSSSCTVYGQPDKLPVTEATPRQDAESPYGNTKKICEDILIDFIKSKSGLRVISLRYFNPVGAHPSGKIGELPIGVPANLVPFVTQAAAGIREKLTVFGADYDTADGSCIRDYIHVMDLADAHLKAFEYLSKQEDNFYDVFNVGTGNGNTVLEVIKAFEKVNGIKVNYEIGPRRPGDIVKIWADTSKINEKLKWQPSYSLEDSMRDSWNWQRQLSN from the coding sequence ATGAAGAAGATATTAATAACCGGCGGAGCTGGATATATAGGTTCACATACGGCAGTACAGTTAGTTCAATCCGGCTATGAGCCCATCATCATTGATGATCTATCGAATTCCGAAGAAAAAGTACTAGGTAGGTTAAAAGAGATTTTGGGCAAGGAAATCAGCTTTTACAAGGGTGACTGTGGCGATAGGCAGCTTCTTGAACAAATAGCCAAAGAACATGAACTTTCCGGGGTGATTCATTTTGCTGCTTTCAAAGCCGTGGGAGAAAGTACCAAGCTCCCTTTGAAGTATTACAGAAACAATGTAGGGTCCTTGGTCACTCTACTGCAGTTTATGCAGGATCATCACATTAAAGATCTAGTTTTCTCGTCCTCCTGTACGGTTTATGGACAGCCTGATAAGTTGCCGGTGACAGAAGCTACTCCCAGACAGGATGCGGAGAGTCCATATGGTAACACGAAGAAAATCTGTGAGGATATTCTGATCGATTTTATTAAAAGTAAGTCTGGTTTGCGTGTGATTTCATTACGATATTTCAATCCTGTAGGAGCCCATCCCAGTGGAAAAATCGGTGAATTGCCGATTGGTGTTCCTGCGAATTTGGTTCCTTTTGTAACCCAGGCAGCAGCAGGCATTCGGGAGAAGCTGACAGTTTTTGGAGCGGATTATGACACCGCCGACGGCTCATGCATTAGAGATTATATCCATGTGATGGATCTGGCGGATGCGCATTTAAAGGCTTTTGAATACCTGAGCAAGCAGGAGGACAATTTCTATGATGTATTTAATGTAGGCACAGGAAATGGCAATACGGTTTTGGAAGTCATAAAAGCATTCGAAAAGGTGAATGGTATTAAAGTCAATTATGAAATTGGGCCTAGAAGACCCGGGGACATTGTGAAAATATGGGCAGACACTTCTAAGATCAATGAAAAACTAAAGTGGCAGCCGAGCTATTCGCTGGAAGACTCCATGCGGGATAGCTGGAACTGGCAGAGGCAGCTATCAAATTAA